The following coding sequences are from one Halobacteria archaeon AArc-dxtr1 window:
- a CDS encoding DUF1405 domain-containing protein — translation MSMRDGLPEREPLPTYLAPVPQRIEDLGLRLAWLVVAINLVGAAFGFWWYGAQLGQFADSPMMMWPWVPDSPMATLLAALAIAAWKLGREQAWLTALAFFGNIILGLWTPYTLLAFADAYSGLHPAMYQFLFWSHLAMVVQALVLYRISDFPVWGVAVALAWYTSNLIVDYFIPVAGDLHHTVIPVDRDEPMFLGADALGVVAAGEVTFTLLALFLALAIRVKKCESVIEEE, via the coding sequence ATGAGCATGCGCGACGGACTACCGGAGAGGGAGCCGCTACCGACGTATCTCGCCCCGGTTCCGCAACGGATCGAGGACCTCGGCCTGCGGCTGGCGTGGCTCGTGGTTGCGATCAACCTCGTTGGCGCCGCCTTCGGCTTCTGGTGGTACGGCGCCCAGCTCGGCCAGTTCGCCGACTCGCCGATGATGATGTGGCCCTGGGTACCCGACAGCCCGATGGCGACGCTGCTGGCCGCGCTTGCGATCGCCGCCTGGAAGCTGGGACGCGAACAGGCCTGGCTCACCGCGCTGGCCTTCTTCGGAAACATCATCCTCGGGTTGTGGACGCCCTATACGCTGCTCGCGTTCGCCGACGCCTACTCGGGTCTTCACCCCGCGATGTACCAGTTCCTCTTCTGGAGCCACCTCGCGATGGTCGTCCAGGCGCTGGTTCTCTACCGAATCTCCGACTTCCCCGTCTGGGGCGTCGCCGTCGCCCTCGCCTGGTACACCAGTAATCTGATCGTCGACTACTTCATCCCGGTCGCCGGAGACCTCCATCACACCGTGATCCCGGTCGACCGCGACGAGCCGATGTTTCTCGGCGCCGACGCACTCGGCGTGGTCGCCGCCGGAGAAGTGACGTTTACGCTGCTGGCGCTGTTTCTCGCCCTCGCGATACGCGTCAAAAAGTGCGAGTCGGTGATAGAAGAGGAGTGA
- the pdxS gene encoding pyridoxal 5'-phosphate synthase lyase subunit PdxS: MTEPTDLEELRRGTDLVKRGFAQMQKGGVIMDVVDPEQAQIAEDAGAVAVMALEAVPADIRKRGGVARMADPADVAEIVDSVSIPVMGKSRIGHTKEAQILEAVGVDMIDESEVLTPADDAYHIDKRDFTAPFVCGARDLGEALRRIEEGAAMIRTKGEAGTGDVNQAVYHQRTIKGEIRRLEGMKHEEREAYAREIEAPAELVHETAEMGRLPVVNFAAGGIATPADAALMMHHECDGIFVGSGIFGAENPVEMGEAIVEAVNNWDDPEELAEISKNLGKSMKGDANVDLPEEEKLQGRGV; encoded by the coding sequence ATGACCGAACCCACCGATCTCGAGGAACTGCGACGCGGGACGGACCTCGTCAAGCGCGGCTTCGCCCAGATGCAGAAAGGCGGCGTCATCATGGACGTCGTCGATCCCGAACAGGCCCAGATTGCAGAAGACGCCGGCGCGGTCGCCGTCATGGCCCTTGAGGCCGTTCCCGCCGATATTCGCAAGCGCGGCGGCGTCGCCCGGATGGCAGACCCTGCCGACGTCGCAGAGATCGTCGACTCGGTCTCGATTCCGGTGATGGGAAAGTCCCGAATCGGCCACACGAAGGAAGCCCAGATCCTGGAGGCGGTCGGTGTCGACATGATCGACGAGTCCGAAGTCCTCACGCCCGCGGACGACGCCTACCACATCGACAAGCGCGACTTCACGGCACCGTTCGTCTGTGGTGCACGCGACCTCGGCGAGGCGCTGCGCCGGATCGAGGAGGGCGCGGCGATGATCCGCACCAAAGGCGAGGCCGGGACTGGCGACGTCAATCAGGCCGTCTACCACCAGCGCACGATCAAAGGCGAGATCCGCCGGCTCGAGGGAATGAAACACGAGGAACGCGAGGCCTACGCCCGAGAGATCGAGGCGCCCGCAGAACTGGTCCACGAGACCGCCGAGATGGGCCGATTGCCGGTCGTGAACTTCGCCGCGGGCGGCATCGCGACGCCCGCCGACGCCGCGCTCATGATGCACCACGAGTGTGACGGCATCTTCGTCGGCAGCGGCATCTTCGGCGCCGAGAACCCCGTCGAGATGGGCGAAGCGATCGTCGAGGCCGTCAACAACTGGGACGACCCCGAGGAACTCGCCGAGATCTCGAAGAATCTCGGCAAGAGCATGAAAGGCGACGCGAACGTCGACCTCCCCGAGGAAGAGAAGCTCCAGGGACGGGGCGTCTGA
- a CDS encoding winged helix-turn-helix domain-containing protein, producing MSDDAEADVVDLLSDEYMRTILEQSREEPQSVDALSDACGADPSTIYRRVTQLQEAGLLEDHQQLDPGGHHYKVYRARLREVRIRLDEEGFEVDVDRSPTESAADRFTRLYEGFK from the coding sequence ATGAGCGACGACGCCGAGGCCGACGTCGTCGATCTCCTGAGTGACGAGTACATGCGGACGATTTTAGAGCAGTCTCGGGAGGAGCCCCAGTCGGTCGACGCCCTGAGCGACGCCTGTGGGGCCGATCCGTCGACGATCTACCGCCGCGTCACGCAGCTTCAGGAGGCCGGCCTGTTAGAGGACCACCAGCAGCTAGATCCCGGCGGCCACCACTACAAGGTCTACCGCGCTCGCCTCCGGGAGGTTCGGATCCGTCTCGACGAGGAGGGCTTCGAGGTCGACGTCGACCGGAGCCCGACGGAATCGGCGGCCGATCGCTTCACCAGGCTCTACGAGGGATTCAAATGA
- a CDS encoding MMPL family transporter gives MSGELSSRYADWLVSHSRAVIVAVLLITALVAAGAAVGESEDGEIGQFETDSEETDALEEIEATYDTDDGVVAQLVVRDEGGDVLTHESMLEGLYLQEEIREDAALNATLEEPGIVGLENVVATGAVFEDRAAEANGPPDTSQPTIGEQITALEERSDEEVEALLADVLDPDGDGVGGGEASQQDSAVDADPYEFLPSDYEPGETDSESRLILIFQADDSGEDEVPQAAYDAQVEIDGLVEERFDDAFVFGQGITDEASSNAVGDSFAIITPVALVLVLGVLAITYRDVVDVLLGVFGIAVVMGWLAGLLGWLEIPTSQLLIAVPFLLIGLSIDYSLHVVMRYREARAGVLDESGGKSGESDGGSRAGARDKPGATMGPRAGMRLGLAGVVLALGAATVSTGVGFLSNVVSPLPAIQDFAILSAGGIFATFVAFGVLVPALKVEVDDLLEDRFDRNRAKPPFGVGSGVVNRALSRLVGLARRAPVAVVLVALLLAAGGGYAATDIDTEFNQADFLPQDAPEWAKSLPGPLATGTYTVSDDAAYLGENFAEQGEGSQTQVLIREGATDPETLTAIESARDGVDPDGTITSGPAGPAIEGPDRLIADLAAENETVAAALDERDTSENGLPDEDVAGLYDVLFEADEERASEVLHRTDDGEYESVRLLVTVQGDASAQSVAEDTRALAEAIEDESAAVAVATGGPVTTAVVQDALLETLVQAFAVTLVVILTFLTVLSWVRHRALSLGAVTLAPVVAALAWLLGAMALLDLPFNSETAVITSLAIGLGVDYSIHVSERFVAEREVRDSLGDALAATVTGTGGALLGSALTTAAGFGVLALALAPPLQRFGLVTGLSIIFAFVACVTVLPCLLVLRERVIARFGTGEGR, from the coding sequence ATGAGTGGCGAGCTGTCGTCGCGGTACGCCGACTGGCTCGTCTCCCACAGTCGGGCCGTAATCGTCGCGGTACTCCTCATCACTGCCCTCGTCGCGGCGGGTGCGGCAGTCGGCGAGAGCGAGGACGGCGAGATCGGTCAGTTCGAAACGGATTCCGAAGAGACCGACGCACTCGAGGAGATCGAGGCGACCTACGACACCGACGACGGCGTGGTCGCCCAACTTGTGGTCCGTGACGAGGGTGGGGACGTACTCACCCACGAGTCGATGCTCGAGGGACTGTATCTTCAAGAAGAGATCCGGGAGGACGCGGCGCTGAACGCGACGCTCGAGGAGCCCGGAATCGTGGGACTGGAAAACGTCGTCGCGACGGGCGCAGTCTTCGAGGATCGGGCCGCCGAAGCGAACGGGCCGCCCGATACGAGCCAGCCGACGATCGGCGAACAGATCACCGCGCTCGAAGAGCGCTCTGATGAGGAGGTCGAGGCGCTGCTGGCGGACGTGTTAGATCCGGACGGTGACGGTGTGGGCGGGGGCGAAGCGAGCCAGCAAGATTCCGCCGTCGACGCGGACCCCTACGAGTTCCTCCCGAGTGACTACGAGCCGGGCGAGACTGACTCCGAGTCCCGCCTCATCCTCATCTTCCAGGCCGACGACAGCGGCGAGGACGAAGTGCCCCAAGCAGCCTACGACGCCCAGGTCGAGATCGACGGCCTCGTCGAGGAGCGCTTCGACGACGCGTTCGTCTTCGGGCAGGGAATCACCGACGAGGCCTCCTCGAACGCCGTCGGGGACAGCTTCGCGATCATCACGCCGGTCGCGCTCGTGCTCGTGCTTGGCGTTCTCGCGATCACCTACCGGGACGTGGTTGACGTCCTACTCGGCGTCTTCGGGATCGCCGTCGTGATGGGGTGGCTCGCAGGCCTGCTCGGCTGGCTGGAGATCCCGACGAGCCAGCTGTTGATCGCGGTCCCCTTCCTGCTGATCGGGCTCTCGATCGACTACTCGTTGCACGTCGTGATGCGCTACCGGGAGGCCAGAGCCGGCGTGCTCGACGAATCCGGCGGAAAAAGCGGTGAGAGCGACGGAGGGTCGAGGGCCGGGGCGAGAGACAAACCCGGGGCGACGATGGGGCCGCGAGCCGGGATGCGACTCGGCCTCGCTGGCGTCGTTCTGGCACTCGGCGCGGCGACGGTTTCGACCGGCGTCGGCTTTCTCTCAAACGTCGTCAGTCCGCTGCCCGCGATTCAGGATTTCGCAATCCTTTCTGCAGGCGGAATCTTCGCGACGTTCGTCGCCTTCGGCGTGTTGGTGCCGGCGCTCAAAGTCGAGGTCGACGACCTGCTGGAGGACCGGTTCGACCGCAACCGGGCCAAACCACCGTTTGGCGTCGGGTCTGGTGTGGTAAACCGGGCACTCTCGCGGCTAGTCGGGCTGGCGCGCCGGGCCCCTGTGGCCGTAGTGCTCGTAGCACTACTGCTGGCGGCGGGTGGAGGATACGCGGCGACAGACATCGACACGGAGTTCAACCAGGCCGATTTCCTTCCCCAGGACGCTCCAGAGTGGGCAAAATCGCTCCCCGGCCCGCTCGCAACCGGCACGTACACGGTGAGCGACGACGCCGCCTACCTGGGCGAGAACTTCGCCGAGCAGGGCGAGGGCTCACAAACGCAGGTGTTGATACGCGAGGGCGCGACCGATCCCGAGACGCTGACGGCGATCGAGAGCGCCCGCGACGGCGTCGATCCGGACGGAACGATCACCTCCGGGCCCGCCGGGCCGGCAATCGAGGGTCCAGACAGGCTGATCGCCGATCTCGCCGCCGAAAACGAGACGGTGGCCGCTGCGCTCGACGAGCGCGACACGTCCGAGAACGGACTGCCAGACGAGGACGTCGCCGGCCTCTACGACGTGCTCTTCGAGGCCGACGAAGAGCGAGCGAGCGAGGTGCTCCACCGAACAGATGATGGCGAGTACGAGAGCGTGCGGCTGCTCGTGACCGTCCAGGGCGACGCGAGCGCCCAGAGCGTCGCCGAGGACACCCGAGCGCTGGCCGAGGCGATCGAAGACGAGAGCGCAGCGGTCGCCGTCGCGACTGGCGGGCCGGTCACGACCGCGGTCGTCCAGGACGCTCTCTTGGAGACGCTCGTTCAGGCGTTCGCGGTCACGCTCGTGGTCATCCTGACGTTCCTGACCGTGCTCTCGTGGGTTCGCCACCGGGCGCTCTCGCTGGGCGCCGTGACGCTCGCACCCGTGGTCGCGGCGCTCGCGTGGCTGCTCGGCGCGATGGCGCTTCTGGATCTCCCCTTTAACAGCGAGACGGCCGTCATCACGAGCCTCGCGATCGGTCTCGGTGTCGACTACAGCATCCACGTCTCCGAACGATTCGTCGCCGAGCGCGAGGTGCGTGACTCACTGGGCGATGCCCTCGCCGCGACGGTGACCGGAACCGGCGGGGCGCTGCTCGGGAGCGCACTGACGACGGCGGCCGGCTTCGGAGTGCTGGCACTCGCACTCGCACCGCCGTTGCAGCGGTTCGGTCTCGTGACGGGGCTGAGCATCATCTTCGCGTTCGTCGCCTGCGTCACGGTCCTGCCGTGTCTGCTCGTCCTCCGCGAGCGCGTGATCGCCCGGTTCGGGACCGGGGAGGGCCGCTAA
- a CDS encoding valine--tRNA ligase, which translates to MSTETPESEGDEAELGAPSLEGGYEPETVEARWQRRWVESETYAYDGDPGQDPNTTYAIDTPPPTVSGSLHMGHLYGSTLQDFAARFQRMADGDVLFPFGYDDNGIASERLTEEELDIRHQDYERREFQQLCREVCSEYEAEFTEKMQALGTSIDWNHTYKTIEPRVQRISQLSFIDLYEKGREYRKKAPAIWCPECETAISQVETEDDERHSHFNDIAFEVASDGADREEFVISTTRPELIPACVSVFVHPDDEDTQDLVGETARIPIFGHEVPIIADDRVDMETGSGIVMCCTFGDQNDIEWYQAHDLPLRVAIDETATMTDLAGDYEGLSTEEAREAIVEDLDDEGSLRDRRDHVHAVGVHERCDTPVEYRVSKQWYVEILDHKEEYLEAGQEMDWYPEKMFTRYRHWIEGLEWDWLISRQRDSGIPFPVWYCTECDHEIVAEKADLPVDPLSDEPPVDACPECGNEGTDAFEAEEDVFDTWATSSLTPLINAGWDWDPDADGGEGGFTMANPELYPFDLRPQGHDIISFWLFHTIVKCYEHTGEVPFDATLINGHVLDENREKMSKSKGNVVAPDEVLADYPVDAVRFWAASAAVGDDFPYQEKDLRAGEKLLRKLWNASKLVDTLAPEEPEEPDELEPIDRWLLAELDDAVEQLTTQFEAYEFAKARDRLRTFFWNTFCDDYLEIAKGREDNPSTQYALRTAHRTFLQLWAPFLPHVTEEIWQAVYDGDGGSLDETSIHTRDWPAPQGYDADLEAGETAMEVISALRRYKSENQLPLNEKLDSVSVYGSVVGFEDAIQNVMHVRELEVLDEEPEVTTEIASIDLDYSTLGPKYGAKVGEIDAGIENGEFEIVSAEQRSAENSSGDEPRDDDADVLRVAGEELEGDLFEISFERTYSGEGEMVETDSAVIVVTTRQPDL; encoded by the coding sequence ATGAGCACGGAGACACCCGAGTCGGAGGGTGACGAGGCCGAGCTCGGCGCCCCCTCCCTCGAGGGTGGCTACGAGCCAGAGACGGTCGAGGCGCGCTGGCAGCGACGCTGGGTCGAATCCGAGACCTACGCCTACGACGGCGATCCGGGCCAGGATCCGAACACGACCTACGCGATCGACACGCCACCGCCAACCGTCTCGGGGAGCCTGCACATGGGCCACCTCTACGGCTCGACGCTGCAGGACTTCGCGGCCCGCTTCCAGCGGATGGCAGACGGCGACGTCCTCTTCCCCTTCGGCTACGACGACAACGGAATCGCCTCCGAGCGCCTGACCGAGGAGGAACTCGATATCCGCCACCAGGACTACGAACGCCGCGAGTTCCAGCAGCTCTGTCGAGAGGTTTGTTCGGAGTACGAGGCCGAATTCACGGAGAAGATGCAGGCACTCGGCACCTCGATCGACTGGAATCACACCTACAAGACGATCGAGCCCCGCGTCCAGCGCATCTCCCAGCTTTCCTTTATCGACCTCTATGAGAAAGGGCGCGAGTATCGCAAGAAGGCCCCCGCGATCTGGTGTCCCGAGTGCGAGACGGCGATCTCGCAGGTCGAGACCGAAGACGACGAGCGCCACTCACACTTCAACGACATCGCGTTCGAGGTGGCCTCCGATGGCGCGGACCGCGAGGAGTTCGTCATCTCCACCACGCGACCCGAACTCATTCCGGCCTGCGTCTCCGTCTTCGTCCACCCCGACGACGAGGATACCCAGGACTTAGTCGGCGAGACCGCCCGTATTCCAATCTTCGGCCACGAAGTCCCGATCATCGCAGACGATCGCGTCGACATGGAAACCGGGTCCGGGATCGTGATGTGCTGTACGTTCGGTGACCAGAACGACATCGAGTGGTACCAGGCCCACGACCTGCCGCTTCGGGTTGCGATCGACGAAACTGCGACGATGACCGACCTCGCCGGCGACTACGAGGGGCTTTCGACGGAGGAGGCCCGCGAGGCGATCGTCGAGGACTTAGACGACGAGGGCTCTCTCCGCGACCGACGCGACCACGTCCACGCCGTCGGCGTCCACGAGCGCTGTGATACCCCCGTCGAGTACCGCGTCTCCAAGCAGTGGTACGTCGAGATTCTCGATCACAAAGAGGAGTACCTCGAGGCGGGCCAGGAGATGGACTGGTACCCCGAAAAGATGTTTACCCGCTACCGCCACTGGATCGAGGGCCTGGAGTGGGACTGGCTCATCTCCCGCCAGCGCGACTCGGGGATTCCGTTCCCGGTCTGGTACTGTACGGAGTGTGACCACGAGATCGTCGCCGAGAAGGCGGACCTGCCAGTCGATCCCCTCTCGGACGAGCCACCGGTTGACGCCTGTCCCGAGTGTGGCAACGAGGGGACGGACGCCTTCGAGGCCGAGGAGGACGTCTTCGACACCTGGGCGACCTCTTCGCTCACGCCCCTCATCAACGCTGGCTGGGACTGGGATCCCGACGCCGACGGCGGCGAGGGTGGGTTTACGATGGCCAACCCCGAACTCTACCCGTTCGATCTGCGACCGCAGGGCCACGACATCATCTCCTTCTGGCTGTTTCACACGATCGTCAAGTGCTACGAGCACACCGGCGAGGTGCCGTTCGACGCGACGCTGATCAACGGCCACGTCTTAGACGAGAACAGAGAGAAGATGTCGAAGTCGAAGGGCAACGTCGTCGCTCCCGACGAGGTGCTCGCAGACTACCCCGTCGACGCCGTCCGCTTCTGGGCAGCAAGCGCCGCCGTTGGCGACGACTTCCCGTATCAGGAAAAAGACCTTCGGGCGGGCGAGAAGCTGCTTCGGAAGCTCTGGAACGCGTCGAAGCTCGTCGACACACTCGCACCCGAAGAGCCCGAGGAACCAGACGAATTGGAGCCGATCGACCGCTGGCTGCTCGCGGAACTCGACGACGCCGTCGAGCAGCTGACGACCCAGTTCGAGGCCTACGAGTTCGCGAAGGCCCGCGACCGCCTGCGAACGTTCTTCTGGAATACGTTCTGTGACGACTACTTGGAGATCGCGAAGGGCCGGGAGGACAACCCCTCGACGCAGTACGCGTTACGAACTGCCCACCGAACCTTCCTCCAGCTCTGGGCGCCGTTCCTGCCCCACGTCACCGAGGAGATCTGGCAGGCGGTGTACGACGGTGATGGGGGCTCCCTCGACGAGACCAGCATCCACACCCGCGACTGGCCAGCTCCACAGGGCTACGACGCCGACCTCGAAGCCGGCGAGACGGCGATGGAGGTTATCTCTGCACTCCGACGGTACAAAAGCGAGAATCAGCTCCCACTGAACGAGAAGCTCGACTCGGTTTCGGTGTACGGTTCGGTCGTCGGCTTCGAGGACGCCATCCAGAACGTGATGCACGTCCGGGAGCTCGAGGTACTCGACGAAGAGCCGGAGGTCACGACCGAGATCGCCTCGATCGACCTCGATTACTCGACGCTCGGACCGAAGTACGGCGCTAAGGTCGGCGAGATCGACGCCGGGATCGAGAACGGCGAGTTCGAGATCGTAAGCGCGGAGCAACGCTCCGCGGAGAATTCGAGCGGCGATGAGCCGCGAGACGACGATGCAGACGTACTTCGGGTGGCCGGCGAGGAACTCGAGGGTGACCTGTTCGAGATCTCGTTCGAGCGGACCTACTCCGGCGAGGGTGAGATGGTAGAGACGGACTCTGCGGTCATTGTCGTCACCACTCGACAACCAGATCTCTAG
- a CDS encoding DUF4097 domain-containing protein gives MHQHTTRRTFLGGLAAAGSAALAGCSGATPFVGQQLSETETVAPEGAESIAITGDVGDVSVRTSDRDDVDLDLEKQSSSIRTDLDDLVLRTEADGENLALRSEYEGSVGWFESRPSMSINAEIPGELAVSEIETDVGRVTVRDVAGDLSVRATTGRVDVDGVDGAVEAQTTTGRVTVRDMEALGDVRTTTGRIEVDVPAIDGETTIRATTGRIEAAISSDVNAEIRASTTTGRIDTDDLAMSGANRTDGQVTGTLGEGGPTLRFETTTGRITLTTLSE, from the coding sequence ATGCACCAGCACACGACGCGCCGAACATTCCTCGGCGGCCTCGCTGCGGCGGGGAGCGCGGCGCTTGCCGGCTGCAGCGGGGCGACGCCGTTCGTCGGCCAGCAGCTCTCGGAGACCGAAACCGTCGCGCCGGAGGGGGCTGAATCGATCGCGATCACGGGTGACGTCGGGGACGTTTCGGTGAGAACGAGCGACCGGGACGACGTCGACCTGGATCTCGAAAAGCAGTCGAGTTCGATCCGGACGGATCTGGACGACCTGGTCCTCCGGACCGAGGCAGACGGTGAGAATCTGGCACTTCGATCGGAGTACGAGGGAAGCGTGGGATGGTTCGAGAGCCGCCCCTCGATGAGCATCAACGCGGAGATTCCCGGGGAGCTTGCGGTGTCGGAGATCGAGACCGACGTCGGCCGCGTCACCGTTAGGGACGTCGCCGGCGATCTCTCGGTTCGGGCGACGACCGGCCGGGTCGACGTCGACGGCGTCGACGGCGCGGTGGAAGCGCAGACGACGACCGGCCGGGTGACGGTTCGCGACATGGAGGCGCTGGGGGACGTCCGGACAACGACAGGCCGGATCGAAGTCGACGTGCCCGCAATCGACGGCGAAACGACGATCCGAGCCACGACGGGGCGAATCGAAGCCGCGATCAGCTCGGACGTGAACGCGGAGATTCGCGCGAGTACGACCACCGGGCGCATCGACACCGACGACCTAGCGATGAGTGGCGCGAATCGGACCGACGGCCAGGTGACAGGCACTCTCGGCGAGGGTGGGCCGACGCTGCGATTCGAGACGACGACCGGGCGGATCACGCTGACGACACTTTCCGAGTAG
- a CDS encoding sensor domain-containing protein, whose protein sequence is MSRPGATAASDRFGRLGAGLQQFVTVPFRRQTYLNLAYLLLAFPLGLVYFVGLTVGLSVGIALVLSVVLLLVGLPILAITIAVALSLAGFERWLTSAMLDVEIGPKTELAGDRTRDRVVSLVKDPKTWAPLLYLPAKFVLGVLSFVIVTTGLSTGVSMLLLPLYYDRPGLYVGLVSDRAPEFSQTLYLGWNYLLVGFEAVITLGHWRIETLPAALLAAVVGVGVVLTTLHLLNAVAGLFGRFARLTLADSYDPVAVLRRSS, encoded by the coding sequence ATGTCGCGTCCAGGGGCCACGGCGGCGAGCGATCGATTCGGTCGCCTGGGTGCCGGACTCCAACAGTTCGTGACGGTTCCGTTTCGACGACAGACGTACCTGAATCTCGCGTACCTGTTGCTGGCCTTTCCGCTCGGGCTCGTCTACTTCGTCGGGCTCACGGTCGGACTCTCTGTAGGGATTGCGCTCGTACTCTCGGTTGTGCTCTTGCTCGTTGGCCTTCCGATCCTGGCGATCACGATTGCGGTGGCGCTCTCGCTTGCCGGATTCGAGCGCTGGCTGACGTCGGCGATGCTCGACGTCGAAATCGGCCCGAAAACCGAGCTCGCGGGAGACCGAACGCGGGACAGAGTCGTCTCACTGGTAAAAGACCCGAAAACGTGGGCGCCCCTGCTCTACCTGCCCGCGAAGTTCGTCCTCGGCGTGCTCTCGTTCGTGATCGTCACCACCGGGCTCTCGACGGGGGTAAGCATGCTGTTGTTGCCGCTTTACTACGACCGTCCAGGGCTGTACGTTGGACTCGTCTCGGACCGCGCACCCGAATTCAGCCAGACGCTGTACCTCGGCTGGAACTACCTGCTGGTCGGCTTCGAGGCGGTGATCACCCTGGGCCACTGGCGGATCGAGACGCTTCCGGCGGCGCTTCTGGCCGCCGTCGTCGGCGTCGGCGTCGTGCTGACTACGCTGCACCTGCTGAATGCGGTAGCTGGGCTCTTCGGCCGATTCGCACGACTGACGCTGGCCGACAGCTACGATCCGGTTGCGGTTCTTCGGCGGTCGTCGTAA
- a CDS encoding DUF6293 family protein: MQTHIVPVGFDYDRLIAPLVRDQIDVDHVILLEGAVGSEANVEYSRNLSRKLETDFQNLLGASTDRFVLADVYDYDDAFEQAYELITAELDDGNEVWVNIAAMPRTVSFAFATAAHSLMVEREEDREGIHTYYTAPEKYLETELAEELREGVDLLSDLLDGDVDDDRVQERLESARDLLAEFDERGTTIGAKEIDGRHVVELPVASFSNVKPFEELILYKLGEDGEFDSVSELAEALSQELTEEYTESFRSKVIYNVDRLGPGGKGYIEREEHGKSYRTRLSRIGELWVRAHSD; this comes from the coding sequence ATGCAAACCCACATCGTCCCGGTCGGCTTCGACTACGACCGGCTGATCGCACCCCTCGTGCGCGATCAGATCGACGTCGATCACGTCATCTTGCTCGAGGGTGCAGTCGGCTCCGAAGCCAACGTCGAGTACTCGCGCAACCTCTCGCGGAAACTCGAGACCGACTTCCAGAACCTGCTCGGAGCGAGCACCGACCGCTTCGTCCTCGCCGACGTCTACGACTACGACGACGCCTTCGAGCAGGCCTACGAGCTGATTACGGCCGAACTCGACGACGGCAACGAGGTCTGGGTAAACATCGCGGCGATGCCCCGCACCGTCAGCTTCGCCTTCGCGACCGCGGCCCACTCCCTGATGGTTGAGCGCGAGGAAGACCGCGAGGGGATCCACACCTACTACACCGCTCCGGAGAAGTATCTGGAGACGGAACTGGCCGAGGAACTCCGAGAGGGAGTCGACCTGCTTTCGGATCTCCTCGACGGCGACGTCGACGACGACCGGGTCCAAGAGCGCCTCGAGAGCGCCCGGGACCTGCTCGCCGAGTTCGACGAGCGCGGCACCACCATCGGCGCCAAGGAGATCGACGGCCGCCACGTCGTCGAACTTCCCGTCGCCTCCTTCTCGAACGTCAAACCCTTCGAGGAGCTCATTCTCTACAAACTCGGCGAGGACGGCGAGTTCGACTCGGTCTCCGAGCTCGCTGAGGCCCTCTCCCAGGAACTAACCGAGGAGTACACCGAGAGCTTCCGCTCGAAAGTCATCTACAACGTCGACCGACTCGGCCCCGGCGGGAAAGGGTATATCGAGCGCGAAGAACACGGCAAGTCCTACCGGACTCGCCTCTCGCGGATCGGCGAGCTGTGGGTGCGCGCACACTCTGATTGA
- a CDS encoding homoserine kinase has product MLTVRAPATSANLGSGFDVFGVALGSPADVIRVERASETEITVTGAGSEFIPEDPDSNTVGAVAKALDAPARIRIDKGVRPSSGLGSSAASAAAAAVALNELYDRGLSREELVPIAAEGEALVSGTAHADNVAPSLLGGFTIVTDDGVTQVETDVPLVACLPETAVSTRDARGVVPENAALTDIVSTVGNAATLAVGMTRDDPTLVGQGMDDGIVTPERAALIDGYAAVREAALKAGATGVTVSGAGPGVLAACQRGDRRQVAAAMIGAFDAAGIESRAYQTAVGDGATLYRE; this is encoded by the coding sequence ATGCTAACCGTGCGGGCGCCGGCGACCAGCGCGAACCTCGGCAGCGGCTTCGACGTCTTCGGCGTCGCCCTGGGCTCGCCCGCCGACGTGATCCGGGTCGAACGCGCCTCCGAGACCGAGATCACGGTCACCGGCGCCGGCAGCGAGTTCATCCCGGAAGATCCCGACTCCAACACCGTCGGCGCCGTCGCGAAGGCACTCGACGCGCCGGCTCGTATCCGGATCGACAAGGGCGTCCGCCCCTCCTCCGGGCTGGGCTCCTCGGCTGCCAGCGCGGCCGCCGCGGCCGTCGCACTGAACGAACTCTACGACCGCGGGCTCTCCCGCGAGGAACTGGTTCCGATCGCCGCCGAGGGCGAGGCACTCGTCTCCGGGACTGCTCACGCGGACAACGTCGCTCCCTCCCTGCTTGGCGGCTTTACGATCGTCACCGACGACGGCGTCACGCAGGTCGAGACCGACGTCCCGCTGGTGGCCTGCCTGCCCGAAACGGCCGTCTCGACGCGCGATGCGCGCGGTGTCGTCCCCGAGAACGCGGCGCTTACCGACATCGTCTCGACGGTCGGCAACGCGGCGACGCTCGCGGTCGGAATGACCAGAGACGACCCGACGCTCGTCGGCCAAGGAATGGACGACGGGATCGTCACACCTGAGCGCGCGGCGCTCATCGACGGCTACGCAGCGGTCCGGGAGGCCGCCCTCAAGGCGGGCGCCACCGGCGTCACCGTCAGCGGCGCCGGCCCCGGCGTGCTGGCGGCCTGCCAGCGAGGCGATCGACGCCAGGTCGCCGCCGCGATGATCGGTGCGTTCGACGCCGCAGGTATCGAGAGTCGAGCCTACCAGACCGCCGTGGGCGACGGAGCGACGCTGTACCGGGAGTAG